One window of Papaver somniferum cultivar HN1 chromosome 9, ASM357369v1, whole genome shotgun sequence genomic DNA carries:
- the LOC113312443 gene encoding uncharacterized protein LOC113312443 yields the protein MAKITTWFLWKNRCLKEFENKDQNLSSTIFSVKNMLRLCGDQHNHTSTQSLTQSLIHWSPPVTDELKLNFDTSFDHETSYVGMSLILRNSTGSCEGIRGRNFHGGIDPEHAECLAFKEAILWESEIGLQKVNFEGDCLNVVNSVEYAKSSVHWMNEGLVNEIRQLLSKLSCCKVNYVKRQTNNVAHVIAHKARTGRHSFEYHCNIPDIFIEEIRKDQSSTNMCHM from the coding sequence ATGGCTAAGATCACAACTTGGTTCTTGTGGAAAAATAGATGTCTGAAAGAATTTGAGAATAAAGATCAAAATCTTTCTTCAACAATATTTTCAGTTAAAAACATGCTGAGATTATGTGGTGATCAGCATAATCACACTTCTACTCAGAGTTTAACTCAGAGTTTAATCCACTGGTCTCCGCCTGTTACTGATGAGTTGAAACTGAACTTTGATACTTCTTTTGATCATGAAACTTCTTATGTTGGAATGAGCTTAATTCTTCGTAATTCTACAGGATCCTGTGAAGGTATCAGAGGGCGAAACTTCCATGGAGGAATAGATCCAGAGCATGCAGAGTGCCTTGCATTCAAGGAAGCTATCCTTTGGGAATCAGAAATTGGACTGCAAAAAGTAAATTTTGAAGGCGACTGTCTAAATGTCGTAAACTCGGTTGAATATGCCAAATCTTCAGTTCACTGGATGAATGAAGGTCTTGTAAATGAAATAAGACAACTACTATCTAAACTTTCTTGTTGTAAAGTTAACTATGTAAAAAGGCAGACAAACAATGTGGCACATGTAATTGCGCACAAAGCTAGAACAGGTAGACACTCTTTTGAATATCACTGTAACATCCCCGATATCTTCATAGAGGAAATCAGGAAGGATCAATCGTCTACCAATATGTGTCATATGTAA